TTACATTGGATGTATCGTCCAAATATATCCTTCTATTTATTATTTTTGGTGCTTTCTTACAAATGTCTGGGGTAGGACGTTATTTTATTGATTTTTCCTTTTCCCTCGCTGGGGGGATGCGTGGTGGACCTGCGAAAGTTTCGGTTATTTCTAGTGGTTTAATGGGGATGATGAATGGTACATCAGCTGGGAATGCGGTGGCAACTGGGTCTCTAACGATTCCGTTAATGAGACGTGTTGGCTATAAAGGTCGCTTTGCGGCTGCGACAGAAGCGACAGCATCAGCTGGTGGACAGATTATGATCCCAATTATGGGGGCTGGTGCCTTTATCATGGCTGAAGTCACTGGAATTGCATATTCTGAAATCATAATTGCCGCAACAATTCCGGCGTTACTGTATTTCTTATCGGTTTATTTCATGGTTGATTTTCAAGCAATTAAAAATGGGATGAGAGGGTTGTCACGTAAAGAGCTACCTTCATTAAAGGGAATTTTTAAACAAGCGTATTTATTTATCCCCATTATTTTATTAATTAGCTCGTTATTAATGGGGTACTCTGTTATTCGCTCAGGTACTGTTGCGATCATCGCATGTTTAATTGTAAGTTGGATTCATCCATCAACACGTATGGGACTAAAGAAAATCATCGGTGCTTTAGAGCTTGGTATGAAAAATGTGATTGGGCTATTGGCCGTATGTGCGTGTGCTGGAATTATTGTCGGTGTTATTGCTTTAACAGGTGTAGGTCTGAGATTTAGTTCAATGCTACTTGGCATTGCGGATACAAACCAATTTTTGGCTTTATTATTTGCAATGGGAATTTCGATTTTATTAGGAATGGGGATGCCGACAACGGCAGCTTATGCTGTTGCCGCCTCTGTTGTTGCTCCAGGACTTATTCAAATTGGGATTGAGCCGATTTTTGCCCATATGTTTGTTTTCTATTACGCGGTAATGTCAGCCATTACGCCTCCAGTTGCGCTTGCAGCTTATGCAGCTGCTGGTGTTGCAGGGACAGATCCGTTTAAGACTGGTGTTCAAGCCTTTAAGTTAGGCATTGCGGCATTTATCGTACCATTCATGTTTATTTATAGTCCTGAGTTAATGATGTTTGGTTCAACTGGAAGTATAGCTCTAGCTGTACTTACGGCTGCTATCGGTATTTACTTACTTTCAGCTTCTGTTCAAGGCTGGTTTGCTGCAAAAAGTGCCAATATTATCGTACGAATCATTCTTGTTGTTGCAGCTGTGGCAATGATAAGTTCAAATCCGCTCTTCGACGCGATAGCAATCGGGCTGATTGTGTTAGCAGTTGTTTTACAAAAAATAAGGGGAGAAAATCCGTTACAGCAAGATAAAGCTGCAATGTAAAGGCAAAAAGTCTTCTAGTTTTATTAACTAGAAGGCTTTTTCCTATCTGAATTGCATTTTAGTTTGGAGAAACGAATAGGTTGATTCAAGTTTTTTGGGAATTGTTTGATTAGAACGATCATTACAACGCCAAATGCCTGTTGTATTTGGATATAGCTCTTTGAAAATGAATGACATGTCGTGGGCAGTTCAATGGATCAATTTACTTTCGATTCTTGTAATTGCGCTCGCTGTATTTTTTACTACTGCCACTTGTCTAGAATATTGATTGACAGGTATACCCTGAAATTTTTCGCTAATAATGAATGAAAGACCTTTGTATGGGATAATCATACAAAGGTCTTTCCTATAAGCCAGTTATTACTTGTTTTAATCAGAAAATTATTTCTATTAGTATTTAGAAATTGAATTTTATAATTATACTTCCCAAATAACGATCGATGTGTTAATATACAATTCAGCGAATAAAAATAAAAAATACGTAAGAAATTGATTGAGGAGGAACAATAAATGAAAAAGAATTTATTTGGATTTGGACTAGCTGCAATTCTTTCGGCAGGTCTGTTAGTAGGATGTGGTGGTGCAGATGATTCAACAGATGAAGGGGCTGACAACGGTCAAGCTTCAGAAGAATCAGTAACATTAACAATGGGAACATCGGCGGATTACCCTCCGTTTGAATACATTGATACAGCAAGCGGTGATGAGATTATTGGTTTTGACATTGACATTGCTGATCATATTGCAGCTGAATTAGGTTTTGAATATACAATTGAAGATATGGAATTTAACGGCTTAGTAGAAGCTGTTCGTACAAATCGTGTTGATTTTGTCATTGCAGGTATGACTCCAGATGATGATCGTCGTGAAAACGTAGATTTCTCTGATATCTACTATGAAGGACAGCAAATGATTGTGACGTTAAATGATAGTGGCTTTGAGTCAATTGAAGACCTTGATGGTAAAAAAGTTGGTGTACAATTAGGTTCCATTCAAGAAGCTGAAGCAGAAAGTATTGAAGGGGCTATTGTAGAACAACGTGATACCATTCCACAATTAATTCAAGAATTACGAAATGGTCAAATCGATGCAGTTGTTCTCGAAGATACTGTAGCTAATAGATATTTCGAAAGACAAGATGTATTAACTGGATTTATGATGCCAGTTTCTGAAGAAGCAGGCTATGCAATTGCATTTCCAAAAGAGAGCGAGTTAACGGAGCAATTTAATGAAGTTATCGCTGAAATGAAGGAAGATGGTACGTTAGATGAACTAATCTTAAAGTGGTTCGGTGCCGACGAAGAATAGGATAATTAATCTAGGAAGGAATGAGAGTGGGCATGGATTTTTCTCAAATCGTGCCCTCTATCCCATTTATACTTAATGGGATATGGGTCACTTTACAAATTGTTGTTATTTCAATCTTGCTCGGGTTAGTTTTAGGGACATTACTAGCATTATTAAAAATTGCTAGAAACAGATTTTATAATTTTATTGCTGATGCATATACGTCAGTGTTTCGGGGAACACCGCTGATTTTGCAATTATTTATTATCTTTTACGCGGTTCCTGAAATTACCGGGTATAATATCCCGGCGTATCTAGCTGCCGTATTAGCATTTGGCTTAAATTCATCTGCCTATGTCTCAGAAATTATTCGGGCAGGGATTCAGGCGGTCGATAAGGGACAACGTGAAGCGGCTGAAGCTTTGGGGATACCTTATCGAAACATGATGGTGAAGATCATTTTACCGCAAGCAATGAAAAACATCCTGCCCGCTTTAGTTAATGAATTTATTAATTTAACGAAAGAATCAGCGATTGTGACTACGGTCGGAGTCATGGATATAATGAGAAGAGCATATATCGTTGGAGCTGATACATTTTCTTTCTTACCTGCATTACTCGTTGCAGGGGCGATCTACTATGTGATCGTATTGGTATTAAGCCTCCTTGGCAAACGATTAGAACGGAGGTTGAAGCAAAGTGATTAAAGTTGAGAATCTAAATAAATCCTTTGGAGATCTTGAAGTGCTAAAGGGAATTAGTACCGAAATTAACAAAGGTGATGTGGTTGCGATCATAGGTCCATCAGGATCGGGAAAATCGACGTTTTTACGTTGCTTGAACTTACTTGAGAAGCCGACATCAGGGCAAGTATGGATTGATGGTCAAGAAATTACGAATTCAAAAACAAACATTCTAAAAGTTCGTGAAAAAATTGGAATGGTGTTTCAACACTTTCACTTGTTTCCGCATATGACGGTTCTTGAAAATTTAACGTATGCGCCTATGTCGGTTAAAGGGGTTTCACATGCAGAAGCAGTCAAAAAAGCTGAAGGTTTGCTTGAAAAAGTAGGTTTATTAGCAAAAAAAGATGCTTATCCTAATCGTCTTTCAGGAGGTCAAAAGCAACGGGTAGCGATTGCCCGTGCATTGGCGATGGAACCAGAGGTGATGTTGTTTGATGAACCAACCTCGGCTCTTGACCCAGAGATGGTAAAAGAAGTGTTAGATGTTATGAAAAACCTTGCTAATACAGGCATGACGATGGCAATTGTTACGCATGAAATGGGTTTTGCAAAAGAAGTTGCCGATCGTGTATTCTTCTTAGATCAAGGTGGTTTAGTTGAAGATGCAAAGCCGGTCGACTTCTTCACCGCTCCAAAGACAGAACGAGCGAGAGAATTTTTAGAAAAAGTATTATAATAAAGGGGAGGATGATCATTGCGATCATCCTTTTCTGTGTGGTAAAGGGGCGGAGTGCGCTAGCGATGAAGAGAGATCAAGGAAGGAAGCTTACTCGCACCGCCTTGGGATTGAGTATTAGGGTGGGTTCACTGAGGAAGAAGAAGTTGTTTCAAAGGGAGGTAAAGGGGCGGAGTGCGCTAGCGATGAAGAGAGATCAAGGAAGGAAGCTTACTCGCACCGCCTTTGATTGGAGGATGAGGAGAGAGTACACTGAAGAAGGGAGACTTCTATCAAGGTGTGATCAAAATAAGAAGAGAAAGGGCGAACTATGTTTAGAATCGGTTACCGTACGATAAAAACGGCTGCTGGAGCGGCAATATCGATCGCAATTGCACAAGCCTTGGCTCTTGATTTTTATGTATCAGCTGCGATCATTACGATTTTGTGTATTTCAGTGACAAAACGAAAGTCGTTGAAGGTTTCTTGGGAACGTTTTTTGGCTTGTACGGTTGGAATGCTTTTTGGATTTGTTATTTTTGAGACGATTGGCTATCATCCAGTTGCTTTAGGAATTTTATTACTTTTATTTATTCCATCAATGGTTTTTATAAAAGCCAAGGAAGGAATCGTCACGAGCTCAGTCATTATTCTTCATATTTATACATTGGAGCAGATTAATTTTGCAATCGTATTAAATGAGATTGCGCTGATTACGATAGGAATTGGTGTGGCCTTACTTATGAACCTTTATATGCCTAGTGTTGAAAAGGACTTAAAGCGCGATCAAGAGCGGGTTGAAGAAAATTTTAAGGTAATTTTTCAAGAACTTGTGAACTACCTAAGAGACGGTGATAGCGATTGGGATGGAAAAGAGGTCACAGAGACTGATGTGATCTTAAAACGAGCAATAGGGACATCACTCCGTAATATTGAAAATCATCTGTTACGAAATGATGATTATTATTATCATTATTTTAAAATGCGGCAAAAACAATTTGAAATTATTGAGCGAGTTATGCCGTTTATCTCTTCACTAACGGATACGGTTATTCAAGGGGAAAAAATCGCTGATTTTCTTGAAGCATTAAGTGAAGGCGTCCATCCTGGAAACACAACGATTATTTTTCTTGAACGGTTAGCGCGAATGAAAGAAGAATTTAAAAACATGGAGTTACCGAAAGATCGTCAAGAGTTTGAAATACGTTCAGGGTTATTTTATGTGATGCATGAACTAGAGCAGTATTTGATTATTAAAAGTTCCCTTAGATCGAAACGAAGCGGGTAACGTATAAGTTTGCTCCCTTTTAAAAAAACTACTAAAAAGACTTTTTAGCAAGGGGAGATCGCTATGCTTACTCGTATTATAGCTTTATTAATGATTATTGGTATTGCATCTCCACTTTGGCCGATTGGAGAAAATCCGCTTGTTGGTGATCCTTTTGTGATTGTAAATAAGCAGACGAATGAACTTGCCTACGTCGATGAAGGGGAGGTTAAAAAAGTCTATCCAGTTGCGACTGGCAAGACAAAGGACTTAACCCCAGAAGGAACATTCACAATGACTGTAAAAGCGGTTGATCCTTATTATCGAAAAGAAAATATTGAAGGTGGAGACGAAAGCAACCCATTGGGAACAAGGTGGATCGGCTTTGATGCAGAGGATACGATCGGTCGAACATATGGTGTCCATGGTACGAACCAACCGTCATCCATTGGTGAATACCGTACAGCAGGCTGCGTTCGTATGCATAACGAAGATGTTGAGGAGCTTTATGCGAATATACCGATTGGCACAAAGGTTTTGGTCGTTGACAGTACGTCTAGTTTTGAGGAGTTAGCGAAAAACAATGGCGCCATTCAACTCTAACTTTTGCGATTTAACTATAGAAAAGTAATAAGGGATTGCCCCGTAAAAGTAAGGTCACTTTAAACGTTTAAATAAGGTGAGTCGTTACTTTGGGCAGTCCCTAATTTTTGTATTAATCATTATTAGAAGATAAAAGCAGCTCCTGTAAATAAGCTTCCTAATAATAGTGAAATAATCATAAGATATATAATTGTTTTTCTAAATTTACGTGGCATTTAGGGCAACCTCCTCAATCATAGCTAGTTATTATTGTACTAAAGGTCAGTTCATCTTAGCAAGGGGATATAGACAACTCTATAAACTGGCAGGGATTTAAAAAAATGTGAAGAATTATTACTATTGATCGAATGTTATGAATTAATGATGAGGGAGTGGAGAAGAATGGAATATAAAGAAAATAGCCCGAAAAAAATCGATCATATTGGAATAGCTGTGTCTTCACTTGAGGAAGCGCTACCATTTTATGAGTCTAAACTGAATATCCCGTTATTAGGTATTGAAGAGGTTCCTTCGCAAGGGGTGAAGGTTGCATTTCTGAAAATTGGTGAATCAAAAATTGAGTTATTGGAACCATTATCAGCAGAAAGCCCAATTGCTAAATTTATTGAAAAGCGTGGGGAAGGGATTCACCATATTGCATTAGGTGTTGATAACATTGAAGATCGAATTGAAGAGATTAAGTCAAAAGGTGTGGCAATGATTAATAATGAGCCAGTTCCCGGAGCTGGTGGAGCGAAAGTTGGTTTTATTCATCCGAAATCTGCAGGTGGTATTCTTTATGAGTTTTGTGAAAAGAAATAATTAGATGTTGCGTTCCTTGTAGGGCAAAGGGTGAAAAAAAAATAAAACTCGTGTAATATCAACAGTGACTAACACCATGGGAGGAATTAAGATGGTCAATGAAGAGCGTTTACTCGCTGAATTTTTGGAATTAGTACAGGTTGATTCAGAAACAAAATTTGAAAAAGAGATATCCAAGGTTTTAACGCAAAAATTTTCAGCACTCGGCGTTGAGGTTGTCGAGGATGATGCAGAACAAAAAACGGATCATGGCGCTGGTAATTTAATTTGTACATTACCGGGGACAACAGATGGTGTGGATACGATTTATTTTACGTCACATATGGATACAGTTGTCCCAGGGAATGGCGTCAATCCATCTGTGAAGGATGGTTATGTCGTTACAGATGGCACAACCATCTTAGGGGCGGATGACAAGGCTGGAATTGCGGCAATGTTAGAGGCTATTAAGGTTATAAAAGAACAAAAGATTGAACATGGAACCATTCAGTTTATTATTACCGTTGGTGAAGAATCCGGCTTAGTGGGTGCAAAAGCGTTAGATCCGACGATGTTAAAGGCGAAATATGGATTTGCTTTAGATAGTGATGGAAAGGTCGGAAATATTATTGTTGCTGCACCGACACAGGCTAAGGTGAGCGCGGTGATTAATGGCAAGACTGCTCATGCGGGGGTGGCGCCGGAAAAAGGAATTTCAGCGATTACCGTTGCCGCAAAGGCTGTTTCTAAAATGCCACTAGGTCGAATTGATGCGGAAACAACTGCGAATATTGGCCGATTTGAAGGTGGTAGTCAAACGAATATCGTCTGCGAGCAAGTGAATATTTTAGCGGAGGCTCGTTCACTGATCCCAGAGAAAATGGAAGCGCAAGTTGAAAAGATGAAGGCTGCTTTTGAAGAAACAGCTAAAGAAATGGGCACAACAGCGGATGTGACCATTGATGTCATGTATCCTGGATTTAAGTTAGGAGATGGTGACCAAGTCGTTGAGGTTGCTAAACGAGCTGTTTCTGCTGTTGATCGAATGCCTAAGCTATTGCAAAGTGGCGGTGGTAGTGATGCGAATATCATTGCTGGTCACGGGATTCCTACGGTCAATTTAGCTGTGGGGTATGAGGAAATTCATACGAAAAATGAAAAAATGCCAATCTCTGAACTGAATAAGCTTGCTGAACTTGTTGTAGAAGTAATAAAAGAAGCTATAAAGGAATAAAATGATGTGTCGTCATCTGATCGATGGCGACTTGTTTATGAAAGCGTTGCTTGTATTTTCATGTTTGTAAGGTGAGGTGAAAAAAAAGAGAACTGATAAGCATATCAAATCACTTTTTTTATAAAATGTGCTAAAATTTAAAAGTGTATGGAAACTAAAAATAAAAGGAGCTCATGATGGAGAGGAAAAATTCAATTAAAGATGTCCATTTAATTATGAATTATACTCGTGGACTGTATAAAATATTAGAGGATGACTGGCAGAAAGCTGCACAGCAAATTGGATTGACATTGGCTGAACAACATGCGCTTTGGATCATTTACTTTGAGCAAAAAGCCCCGATGTCACGCATTGCCGAAGTTGGCCTGTGGGATCTTTCGACGGTGATGCAAATTGTAAAACGTTTAAAGGAAAAAGGATTGGTTAAGACAGAGAAGGATGAAAATGACCTCCGAATATCCTACGTATTATTAACGGAAAAAGGGAAGCAAAAGCATGAGCAGTCAAAGGAACTAGAGATTCGTTTGGATGACTTTGTTGATGAATATAGCAAACAAAGTGATGAAACGAAGCATTTTATGAAGCAAATGATATCATTTTTAGCTGATGCCAATCGTCATTTCCATGGCGAAGATTTTATCCATTGGGTGAATCGTACGACTAAAGCTTTAGGTGAGTGATTAGTCACTCAATTGGCCGTTCAAGACTAAAAAGTCATAACCATTTTTGATATCGACCTAACAAAGCCTTTGACTATGTGTTATTTACATGAGGTTTTGAAAGGATTGCTAGGCCGGTATGAAAAAAGCAAGAATAGTGAGACTGATTGTTGTGTGACTAAGGAAATTAGATTTGCACAATGAGGTGACATAAAGATTGCAGTTGGTTTAAGAAGGTATATTTTAAGACGAAGAGAATGTTGATGACAATTGGATCTGGGAAGGAACATGTCCTAGTTCCAAGGATTCTAATATTTGTTCTTCTGTACAGTTGATCATTTGTGAAATTTCGGATATGGTGGGGGATTTATGATATTGAGCTTGGAAGGTCTGATTGCATTGTTGGACTTTTAATAACAATGAATGATAACAACTGGCGGAGTTGATTCTATTCATTGTTAACCTACCACCTTTCTATTAATAAGTTACTAGTATCATAACATAAAAATTTATATTTCGTCCTGTTATGACAAGATTTTACCATGCTGGATCTTGAATCTAATCGTTATATAGTAATGTTAAGCGTCCTGTTGAGACATTTACTCTCGGGGGCGTTTTTCTGTTTAAACAGAGGTTTGTATCTGGTAGGGGAGTTTAAGTAGGGGTCTATATTAACTGTGAGAGGGGAATCATATAAAGGTTGGTGATTATTGATCAGATCTGACGTTTAAACTGTCGTTAATCTCCTCTTGTTTCATTATTGATTAGCTATTACGATTTTGGTAGGCATTACTTGGATTAACTTGAGATAGAAAGCGGGGGGGCATTCGTGAGTCGGGATAATGTGAAGAAAGGCCGGGTTATCTTCCATATTGATATGAATAGTTTTTATGCATCGGTTGAAGCTGCACATAACCCTAAAATTAAAGGGAAACCAATTGCTATTGCAGGGAACCCAAAAGAGCGTCGCGGAATTATCGTGACAGCTAGTTATGAGGCGAGAGCGCAAGGTGTTAAAACGACTATGCCTGTTTGGGAAGCAAAGCGACTATGTCCAAGTTTGTTAGTGATTCCTCCCAACTTTGAACGCTACCGTGCAGCATCACAAAAGCTTTTTTTATTATTGCGCGAGTATTCCCCTCTTGTAGAGCCTGTTTCTATTGATGAAGGCTATGTTGATGTTACGGCTGGAGATCATCGGTCTAATCCCCTTGTACTCGCAAAAGAGATACAAGAACGGCTGCTGCAAGAATATGACTTACCATGTAGCATTGGAATAGCCCCGAATAAGTTTTTAGCAAAGATGGCTAGTGATATGAAGAAGCCACTTGGAATTACGGTGTTACGAAAACGTGAAATTGAGCAGCTTTTGTGGCCGCTACCGATTAGTGAGATGTACGGGGTAGGAAAAAAAACAGCAGAGAAGCTTTTAAAATTGGGCATTGAAACGATTGGTGATCTAGCTAAAATGGACCAAGCGATATTGCGTTCAAAATTTGGGAAAGTTGGTGTGCAGTTGTTCGAGCGGGCCAACGGTATTGATACTCGACCTGTCGATCCAGAAGCTGTCTCTGAGTTTAAAAGTATTGGAAACTCGACAACATTACCGATGGATACGTCCAATGAGACCAAAGTCAAAACGGTATTAACAAATTTATCAGATTCGGTGGCAAGGCGGATGAGCAGGAAAGAGGTTTATGCTGAAAATATACAATTGACGATTCGATATGGAGATCGTAAGACAGTGACAAGGAGTAGAAAATTGTTAAACCCTGTTCAAACGCAACAAGAAATTTTCGAAGCGGCTATGTTTTTATGGCGAAAATATTGGAACCAAAAGCCAGTTCGTTTGTTAGGAGTTACAGCTCAAGAGTTGATTGAAAAGCATCAAGTCGTTAAACAGCTTGATCTATTTTCATATAAGGAAGATATCAAAAAGGATAAATTAGCTGAGACCGTCGATGAAATTCGAAATAAGTTTGGAGATAGTTCGCTAGTAAAAGGGACACAACTTCAAGGGGATCGCAGTGAATTAATCAGAGATAAACAGCAACGCGGGACAAGTTTGGAAAAGGACTTTTTACGTGACTTATAGTAGATGGATAAGCTTAACAGGGTAAAATCTGTTAAGTTTTTTTCTTGTTAAATGCATTAAGATTGAATCAATCGTAGCCGATATAACTAACAAAGAGGTAGAGTGTGCGGGAGAGTGAAGGAAATGCAGATTCAAAATCAAGTAGCAAGTCAGCAACTGTCGTCGAGCGATAAGCCGTTACAGGTTAAAGAAGGCGAAGTGTACCGTGCCACGGTAAAAGAGAGAAAACCCAATAATGAAGCTACTCTGCAAATTAGAGGCAAGGAAGTTGAAGTGAAATTTGAAGGGAAGACTCCTGCTAAAAATGAGCGGGTGGCAGTTCAAATTGGCGAACAACAAGGAGATCTGATTCGTGTAAGAGCGATGACAGAGGGAGCAAAAGGAGCTTCCTCGCAGTCGGGAACGAATGCGAAAGATGTTTCACGTGTGTTAACCAATTTAGGTGCAGGGTCGAACCCATCTCCTGAATTGCGCCAAAGTGCGCAAATCCTACTTGATAAGGGTGTACCGTTAACGAAGGAAGCTGTTCGTGACTTACGAGGATTTTTAGAACGTGCAAGCGGAACAAAAGAGCAACGTTTACAAACGGTACAAGCGTTAGCAAATAAACGGTTAGAAGTGACACCTAGTCATCTTCGTTCTGTTCACGAAGCGTTAAGCGGTCGGCCACTAAACGAAGTCTTGACAAATCTTGCTAAAGAGATTGATCCGACGTTTGAGGTGAAACGAGACAGTGTACGAACGGATATGAGAGCAAATGATACAAGACAAGTAGAAGGTACACAGACCAGTTCAAGAGACGTAAACGCACCTG
Above is a genomic segment from Desertibacillus haloalkaliphilus containing:
- a CDS encoding amino acid ABC transporter permease: MGMDFSQIVPSIPFILNGIWVTLQIVVISILLGLVLGTLLALLKIARNRFYNFIADAYTSVFRGTPLILQLFIIFYAVPEITGYNIPAYLAAVLAFGLNSSAYVSEIIRAGIQAVDKGQREAAEALGIPYRNMMVKIILPQAMKNILPALVNEFINLTKESAIVTTVGVMDIMRRAYIVGADTFSFLPALLVAGAIYYVIVLVLSLLGKRLERRLKQSD
- the prli42 gene encoding stressosome-associated protein Prli42, which translates into the protein MPRKFRKTIIYLMIISLLLGSLFTGAAFIF
- a CDS encoding TRAP transporter permease, which gives rise to MSEKNNNDVQSVLSDEKAKEIEEQVESSSSARELTGWTKKAFVAIAIIGALFHLYILNFHPIEPWVFRTIHLAFGAVLGFLLFKGWKTDSEKVHWVDWLMIAAIIWVTYYIITNVSGLLFRVGVMPQMMDTIAAVAGLLIVLELTRRTSGMTLPILAGVFIAYAFVGPWMPGILNHNGYSFDRFVTYIFSVDGVFGVTLDVSSKYILLFIIFGAFLQMSGVGRYFIDFSFSLAGGMRGGPAKVSVISSGLMGMMNGTSAGNAVATGSLTIPLMRRVGYKGRFAAATEATASAGGQIMIPIMGAGAFIMAEVTGIAYSEIIIAATIPALLYFLSVYFMVDFQAIKNGMRGLSRKELPSLKGIFKQAYLFIPIILLISSLLMGYSVIRSGTVAIIACLIVSWIHPSTRMGLKKIIGALELGMKNVIGLLAVCACAGIIVGVIALTGVGLRFSSMLLGIADTNQFLALLFAMGISILLGMGMPTTAAYAVAASVVAPGLIQIGIEPIFAHMFVFYYAVMSAITPPVALAAYAAAGVAGTDPFKTGVQAFKLGIAAFIVPFMFIYSPELMMFGSTGSIALAVLTAAIGIYLLSASVQGWFAAKSANIIVRIILVVAAVAMISSNPLFDAIAIGLIVLAVVLQKIRGENPLQQDKAAM
- a CDS encoding M20/M25/M40 family metallo-hydrolase; its protein translation is MVNEERLLAEFLELVQVDSETKFEKEISKVLTQKFSALGVEVVEDDAEQKTDHGAGNLICTLPGTTDGVDTIYFTSHMDTVVPGNGVNPSVKDGYVVTDGTTILGADDKAGIAAMLEAIKVIKEQKIEHGTIQFIITVGEESGLVGAKALDPTMLKAKYGFALDSDGKVGNIIVAAPTQAKVSAVINGKTAHAGVAPEKGISAITVAAKAVSKMPLGRIDAETTANIGRFEGGSQTNIVCEQVNILAEARSLIPEKMEAQVEKMKAAFEETAKEMGTTADVTIDVMYPGFKLGDGDQVVEVAKRAVSAVDRMPKLLQSGGGSDANIIAGHGIPTVNLAVGYEEIHTKNEKMPISELNKLAELVVEVIKEAIKE
- the mce gene encoding methylmalonyl-CoA epimerase, with the protein product MEYKENSPKKIDHIGIAVSSLEEALPFYESKLNIPLLGIEEVPSQGVKVAFLKIGESKIELLEPLSAESPIAKFIEKRGEGIHHIALGVDNIEDRIEEIKSKGVAMINNEPVPGAGGAKVGFIHPKSAGGILYEFCEKK
- a CDS encoding transporter substrate-binding domain-containing protein gives rise to the protein MKKNLFGFGLAAILSAGLLVGCGGADDSTDEGADNGQASEESVTLTMGTSADYPPFEYIDTASGDEIIGFDIDIADHIAAELGFEYTIEDMEFNGLVEAVRTNRVDFVIAGMTPDDDRRENVDFSDIYYEGQQMIVTLNDSGFESIEDLDGKKVGVQLGSIQEAEAESIEGAIVEQRDTIPQLIQELRNGQIDAVVLEDTVANRYFERQDVLTGFMMPVSEEAGYAIAFPKESELTEQFNEVIAEMKEDGTLDELILKWFGADEE
- a CDS encoding aromatic acid exporter family protein, giving the protein MFRIGYRTIKTAAGAAISIAIAQALALDFYVSAAIITILCISVTKRKSLKVSWERFLACTVGMLFGFVIFETIGYHPVALGILLLLFIPSMVFIKAKEGIVTSSVIILHIYTLEQINFAIVLNEIALITIGIGVALLMNLYMPSVEKDLKRDQERVEENFKVIFQELVNYLRDGDSDWDGKEVTETDVILKRAIGTSLRNIENHLLRNDDYYYHYFKMRQKQFEIIERVMPFISSLTDTVIQGEKIADFLEALSEGVHPGNTTIIFLERLARMKEEFKNMELPKDRQEFEIRSGLFYVMHELEQYLIIKSSLRSKRSG
- a CDS encoding amino acid ABC transporter ATP-binding protein; translation: MIKVENLNKSFGDLEVLKGISTEINKGDVVAIIGPSGSGKSTFLRCLNLLEKPTSGQVWIDGQEITNSKTNILKVREKIGMVFQHFHLFPHMTVLENLTYAPMSVKGVSHAEAVKKAEGLLEKVGLLAKKDAYPNRLSGGQKQRVAIARALAMEPEVMLFDEPTSALDPEMVKEVLDVMKNLANTGMTMAIVTHEMGFAKEVADRVFFLDQGGLVEDAKPVDFFTAPKTERAREFLEKVL
- a CDS encoding DNA polymerase IV, producing MSRDNVKKGRVIFHIDMNSFYASVEAAHNPKIKGKPIAIAGNPKERRGIIVTASYEARAQGVKTTMPVWEAKRLCPSLLVIPPNFERYRAASQKLFLLLREYSPLVEPVSIDEGYVDVTAGDHRSNPLVLAKEIQERLLQEYDLPCSIGIAPNKFLAKMASDMKKPLGITVLRKREIEQLLWPLPISEMYGVGKKTAEKLLKLGIETIGDLAKMDQAILRSKFGKVGVQLFERANGIDTRPVDPEAVSEFKSIGNSTTLPMDTSNETKVKTVLTNLSDSVARRMSRKEVYAENIQLTIRYGDRKTVTRSRKLLNPVQTQQEIFEAAMFLWRKYWNQKPVRLLGVTAQELIEKHQVVKQLDLFSYKEDIKKDKLAETVDEIRNKFGDSSLVKGTQLQGDRSELIRDKQQRGTSLEKDFLRDL
- a CDS encoding L,D-transpeptidase, with the translated sequence MLTRIIALLMIIGIASPLWPIGENPLVGDPFVIVNKQTNELAYVDEGEVKKVYPVATGKTKDLTPEGTFTMTVKAVDPYYRKENIEGGDESNPLGTRWIGFDAEDTIGRTYGVHGTNQPSSIGEYRTAGCVRMHNEDVEELYANIPIGTKVLVVDSTSSFEELAKNNGAIQL
- a CDS encoding MarR family transcriptional regulator; this translates as MMERKNSIKDVHLIMNYTRGLYKILEDDWQKAAQQIGLTLAEQHALWIIYFEQKAPMSRIAEVGLWDLSTVMQIVKRLKEKGLVKTEKDENDLRISYVLLTEKGKQKHEQSKELEIRLDDFVDEYSKQSDETKHFMKQMISFLADANRHFHGEDFIHWVNRTTKALGE